A segment of the Streptomyces sp. NBC_00376 genome:
AAATACCCACTGCTGACCTGCAAAGACCGCTGCTGACCTGCGTGGTCGGGGCGGCCGGCGCCGTGGTCGAGCCTGTGGTCAGGCGTGTCCCCGCAGCAGCACGCTCCGACCAGCCCTGCAGCCGACACCGACCACGCAGGCCTGCCCAGGATCACCTTGGGCCTGTCCGCGCAGTCGGCCGCCGTGACCTGCCGGTCAGGTACGGAAGCGGGGGAACCAGCCGCCGGCCTTGTGCGCGGCGGCCCGGTCCTCCGCCTCCTGGCACAGGCGCTCCTGTTCCCGCTCCCGGCGCTCGCGCTCCTCGATCCGGGCCTCGGCCTGCTGCTCGGCTGTGACGGTCCGGGTCTGGCAGTCCTCGCAGGTGCGGGTGCGACTGGCACCTGCTCCAGTCCCGCGTGTACTCGACCGCCTTCCAGCGGTCGTCGGTGAACTTCTGCCCGCAGTCCTCGCACACCGGCCGCCAGGCTTCCCGCCGCGCGGCTTCCTCCTCCGCCACTGCTCTTTCCGGACGGCTTGCCGGCTGCGGTCGAGGCAGGCGTCCCGGCGGAAGTTGCCGATCGCCTCCAGCAGCGTTCCTATACCTGGCCACCGTCATCGACCTCGCCTCACGCCGCCCGGCCGGATGGGCGCGAACCAATCTCGTCACCGAGGCCCTGGCCACCGCCAAACGCACCCGCGGCAGCCTCGCCGGAGCGGTCATGCACACCGACCACGGCGCCCAGTACACCAGCCAGGCGTTCGCCGACGCCTGCCGCAGAGCCGGCGTCCGCCAGTCCATGAGCGCGATCGGATCCAGCGCGGACAACACACTCGCCGAGTCCTTCAACGGCTCGCCGCCAGCCGACGGAGGCGACGCGTCGAGGCCGTCCCCGAACCGCTGCGGCAAGCCGTCGCAACCTTCGACTCCTCCCGGATGCGTGCTCAGGAACGAGCCCGCCGGGCCGGCACTCGCCCTCACAGCAATCACACTCTGAAGACGGCCCTGGCCACCATGCGTGACAAGAGGGACTGGGTCCTCGTCGACGTGCAGGACATCGAAGCCTTTCTGGGCATCCTTCCCAGGGGACGCAAGCGGCGGCTGACCGTGCTGTGACAGTTCTTCCGCTTCGCCCGGGCCCAGAGGGTGGTGCTGGTCGACCCCACCCGCCAGTTGGTTGCGAAGGAAGCGAACGGCTTCTGCGGCAGGACCCTCGCCCTCGACCAGCAACGCGAGCTGTTCCGGCGCTGGACGACCGATGAGCACGTGCATCCGCACGAGGCAGTGGTGGGCATGCTCGCGCTGCGGCACGGCGCCTCCAGCTCAGAGGTACGGATGCTGCAGATCAACGACATCGACCAGCAGGCCCAGACGGTCCGGCTCGAAAGCGGCCCCATCCCGTTCCTCTGGATCCCGCCTCCTGGACGGTCCTGCAGCGGTGCCTGACCCATCGCGAGGCATGGCGGATGGACAACCCGCGATCCGCAGCATCCGCCTCGTCGACCTGGTGAACACGATGGACCCCAAGCTCGTCGCGGCGGCCTTCGGTACTGGGCGGTGCGGAGGCGCTCGATGTGTGTGCAGGTCTGGCACAGTGTGCGGCCGGTGTCGCCCCACGGGGTGCAGGGCTGGTCGGGGTGGGCCCCGCATTCACCGCACACGCGGTCTGCGGTCGTGCGGCGGCCGCGGCGAGTTGCGCGGTGCTCGCGGGGGTCGGCTCGAACGCCTTGACGAGGTAGACGTCGAAGAGACCCCGGCGGCCGGCCCCGTTGCGGCCTTCGACCGTGGCGCGAGGTCGGCACCGTACGACGCCCGCCTGCCAGACGCGCACCGCCGAAACAGCCGGTAAACCACCTTGCGGGGGCGCGGTAGTTGTCTCCTGGCGGGCGGTCGGCGCGCAGCCGTGGACGGGGCGGGCGAAGAGCAGTATGCCGAACGGCGGGGCGTGGAGCGCCGCCGGGAACAGTTCCGTGCGAGGCCTTTTCGGCGGCGCGGATGAGCGGGACGGCCGGGACAGGCTTCCGGGCTCCGGTCGATGGCGGGGTCCGTCCACCGTCGCTGCGCCGCGGTGACCGCGTTCGTGGGTGCGTCGACCGGGAAGGCCGGCGTCGCCCAGGTTGGCAGCGAGGTCGTGGACGAGTGCGGCTGCTGCGTCTGCAGGGCCGGGCCGCCCGTCCCCGCCCGTGGAGGATTCGAACGAGTCCGCTGAGCCCCTTTCGGTGCGGAAGGAATGCGCCATCCTTCGCGCCTCCGGCGACGCAATAGCCGTCTTGGCTCTCAAACTGGTACGGCATTTTGACCTACTGGTAACCATGCCTCCGCGCCGGCTGGCAAGGTCCAACGCCGCCCCGACGAACTGCCCGACCACGGGGCCTTCACCCCTGATCTTGGACACTCGAGATAGTGGATCTTGAGGATCTGAGAGATGGACGTGTCGTGGTCATGAAGCGCTATCCGCCGGAGTTCAAGGCGGACGCGGTCGCGCTGTACGATTCGCGGTCCGAGGCGACGATCAAGCAGATCGCCGCCGACCTGGGGGTGAACCCGGAGACGCTGCGCAACTGGATCCGGGCGGCCGGAGCCGGTCGTCCGCGCGGCCGTCGGGCGGCCATGCCGCCGACGGTTCCGGTGGCGCCGTCGGCTCTGGAGGCCGAGGTCGCCGCCTTGAGGCGGGAGAACGCCGAGCTGAAGAAGGAACGGGAGATCCTGCGCAAGGCGGCCCGCTATTTCGCCTCGGAGACGGGCTGGTGAACCGCTGCCAGTTCGTTGAGGACCACCAGCGCCGTTACGGCGTGAAGCGGTTGTGCCGCATCCTGGGCATCGCCCGCTCGAGCTTCTACCACTGGCGCCGCAGTGCACCGCTGCGGGCAGCCCGCCAGGCTGCCGACGCCCAGCTCGCCGCCCGGATACGCGTGATCCACCGGGCCTCGGACGGCACCTACGGCGCCCCCAGGATCACCGCTGAACTCCGCGAGGACGGCGAGCGCGTGAACCACGAGCGGGTCGCCCGCATCATGCAGGCGATCGGGCTGGCCGGCCTCCGCCTGCGCAGGAAGCATCGCACCACCATCCCGGACCCCGCCGCGGCGAAGGTGCCGGACCTGATCGGCCGTAACTTCACCGCGGACGAGGTGAACCGAAAGTACGTCGGCGACATCACATGCCTGCCGCTGGCAGGCGGGACGTTCCGCTATCTCGCGACCGTGATCGATCTCTGCTCACGGCGCCTGGCCGGGTGGGCGATCGCCGACCATATGCGCGCCGACCTCGTCGTCGACGCCCTGAAAGCAGCCGAGCGGACCCGCGGCAGCCTCGCCGGCGCCGTGATGCACACCGATCACGGGGCCCAGTACTGCAGCCGGGCCTTCGCCAACGCCTGCCGCCAGGCTGGCGTGACCCAGTCCATGAGCGCCATCGGCAGCTCGGCGGATAACGCCCTGGCGGAGTCGTTCAACGCGACCTGCAAACGCGAGACCCTCCAGGGCCGCAGGGCCTGGAACGACGAACGCGAAGCCCGCCTGGACCTCTTCCGCTGGCTCCACCGCTACAACACCGTCCGACGCCACTCCCGCCTCGGACACCGCAGCCCCATCGCCTACGAACAAACACTCCAAACAACATCAACTACGCTGGCCGAAGCCGCATAACCCGTGTTCAGAATCAGGGGTCAAGGCCCGGTGGGGTGGTCGGCCGCATCCTGGTCCCGACCCCGGAAGCCACAGGCAACGACCTCGCCCACGGCTTCGCCGTGCCCGCCACCCACCGCAGGCGCTGAGACTTCAGTGCCCACGGCGTGCGCCGGTCGATCGAGGACAGCCTGAAGCGGTTTGGCCTGGACCGGATAGACGTCGTCTACCTCCACGACCCCGAGGCTCATGCCGCGCAGGCCCTCGACCAGGCCTACCCGGAGCTCGCACGGATGCGGGACGAGGGAGTCGTCGGAGCGATCGGCGTTGGCATGAACCAGACCGAGCTGCTCGCCCGCTTCGTCCGCGACACGGACATCGACGCCGTCCTCCTCGCCGGCCGCTACACCCTGCTCGACCAGAACGGTCTGGCCGAACTGCTGCCGCTCGCCGCCGCCCGCGGCGTCGGTGCCGTCATCGGTGGCGTCTTCGACTCCGGACTGCTCGCCGACCCCCGTCCTCGCTCCACCTACAACTACACCACCGCGCCACTCGACTTTCTCACCAGGGCACTGGACCTCAAGGCAGTGTGCGAACGCCACGGAGTGCCGCTGCGCGCCGCCGCACTCCGCTTCCCGTTCGGACACCCGGCCGTCGCGAGCGCCCTTGTCGGAACCCGCAGCGCCACCGAGGCCCGCGACGCCGCCGCAATGCTCGCCCACCCGATCCCGGGCTTGCTGTGGGCAGAGCTCAAGGCACGCGGGCTGCTCCCCGCCGACGTGCCGATGCCCAGGCTGGTCGACTGATAAGACCGTGTCCTACATGGCCACGACGGCCCGCACGAAATGACGGCGTTGTCGTGGCCGCAACGTGGGACGGCCAGCCGCCCGTCAGGGCGCGGCTGGCCGTCGAGATAGCCTGCGGTCACATCTCAGCCGACCTGGCCCGTGCACACTCAGCTGAGGTTGTCGTTCGACGGGGAGTCTCGGGTCATGCGCACGTTGGGCAGTTTTCCTCGCCAGAGCTCTCGCTCACCTGTGGCCTTGAATCCGTAGCGCTCGTAGAAACGGACCGCTCGTTCGTTGTAATCAGTGACCCAAAGACGCATCGGTGTGCTTCCCACCCAGGCGAGGAACTCACTCATCAATCGGCCTCCGACACCTTGGCCTTGGGCTTCGTTCAGGAGATACATTGGCCCGAGGGTTACCACCTCGTCCCGACGGCCGCAGAGGAAGCCGACGATCTCCGTATCGGAGCGGACGACACGGCAAAACAACAGGTCCGGTTGTTGCTTCACCGCCTCGATGAACTCCCGCCACTGTGCGACCCCTTCCGCGGTCGCGGAGGCGCCGCGCTGTTCACGGATCCATGTCTCATCGATCCCCGCTTCGTCATTGAGATACGTCTGCAGCCAGGCCCTCAACTGCACAGGCCCCAGAGAAGCGGCGTCTTCGGCATGGGGGGCTTCGATCACGTGGGTCATGGCGGCCATCCTCGGCGATGTTCCGCGAACACGTCGCCCAATTTTGGCTGTTCTTGGGCCTGGCCGCGTTCCGGCCGGGGCCGAGCACTGGCGTTGTCACGTTGGTGCGGTGTTGATCGATTGAGGGCGCGTCAGGGTGTGCAGGGGTCGGGTGGGGGCCTGGCTTACGCTGCGATGGGCTGGTCGGTGGCGCCGGTGATCTCGTCCCGGATGGCGAAGCGGGTGGTCATCTCGGTGCGGTACTCGGTGGCGGTCATCAGGTGGCGGCGTGGTCGGAAGTGCGGTGAGATACCGCTGAACGCGGCCAGGAACCGCTGGGCCCCGCCGGTACTGCGGAATCCTTTCATCGCGCGTTCGCGCTGCCTCGTCGGCTGATGACTGTTCTCGGCCCGGTGTTCAGTCCCTTGTGGGCGCGGTGTTTCTGCGGAGGTCATGATCTCGCGGTGGGCCGCGCCGTAGGAGCGGAGCTTGTCGGTGACGATCACCCTCGGCACCGAGCAGGTCTTTTTGAGCAGTTTGTGGAAGAACCGCCTGGCCGCAGCGGTGTCCCGCCGGTCCTGGACCAAAACGTCGAGCACATTGCCATCGGCGTCGACGGCCCGCCACAGGTACTTCAGCGCACCGTTGATCCTGAGGAAGACCTCGTCCAGGTGCTTCCCAATGCCGATGTCAAGCCGCCGTCGTCACTGAGGGTATGACCTGGTAGCACCGTCGGTCACGGATCAGAGCCCACAGGACGTTGACGCGACGGCGTGCGAGCGCGAGGACGGCCTGGACGTGCCGTTTCCCCTCGGCGCGCTTGCGGTCGTAAAACTTCCGTGAGTTGGGGTCTCGTTGGACGCTGACCAGCGCGGAGATGTAGAAGACGCGCTGCAGGCGACGGTGGTATCTCGTCGGTCGGTGGTCGTTACCGCTGACCTGGCCGGAGTCGCGTGGGGCGGGGACCACGCCGGCGAAGGCCGCGAGCCGGTCGGCCGTGGGGAAGGCGTCCAGGCTGCCGCCGACGGCGACGAGGAACTCGGCACCGAGGATCGTGCCGATGCCGGGCATGGACTGGATCACGTCGGCCAGTTCGTGTTCGCGAAACCGGCCCTCGATGAGTTTGTCGGTCTCGGTGATCTTCTCGTTGAGGACCATCACCTCCTTGGCGAGGGTGTGCACCATCTTCGCGATGGCCTTCTCACCCACGACGGCGGTGTGCTGGCGCTCGGCGGCCTCAACCACCTTCTCGGCGAGGGCAGCAGCGTTGCAGACCTTGCGGTTGCGCAGCCAGGCGGTCAGCCGCCGACTGCCCGCGCGGCGGATCGCTGCCGGTGTCTGGTAACCGGTTAGCAGCACCAGCGGGCCGACGTTACCCAGGTCGAGGGCCCGTTCCAGGGCCGGAAACATGCTGTTCAGCAGGGCCTTGAGCCGGTTGGTGGTGCGGGTGCGGTCGGCGACCAGATCGACGCGGTGGTCGGTCAGCAGCCGCAGCTCGAGCGTGGCTTCGTCGCCGGGGCGGATCGGCTGGAGGTCGCGGCGCATCCGGGCCTGGTCGGCGATCACGCGGGCGTCACGGGCGTCCGTCTTGCCCTGGCCGCGGTAGCTGTCGGTGGCCCGGTTGACCGCGATACCGGGGATGTAGACGAGCTCCTGGCCATGGTTGACCAGAAGGGCGATCAGCAGGCCGGGCTCGCCGCCGGTCATGTCAAGCGCCCAGGTCGTCTTGCCGCCGTCGGCGAGGTCCAGGACGTCACCGATCAGCTTCAGCAGTTCCGGCTCGTCGTTGGCCACCCGACGCGACAGCAGCGTGTCGCCCTCGCTGTCCAGGACCAGGCAGTGGTGGTGGGTCTTGCCGCAGTCGGTTCCCGCCCATATCCGGCTCATCGTGCTCCATTCGGTCGTACATGCCTTGCGTACCACGGACGACCTCGCCGGCATTGCTCTACACAGCGACTTGTTCGCACTTCCCAATCGGCGGCCGAGTCGTCGTGGGGAGCCAGGCGGCCAAGCACCTGAAGCCACGAACGGCAGCCACTTGTCAGCCACACCC
Coding sequences within it:
- a CDS encoding GNAT family N-acetyltransferase; its protein translation is MTHVIEAPHAEDAASLGPVQLRAWLQTYLNDEAGIDETWIREQRGASATAEGVAQWREFIEAVKQQPDLLFCRVVRSDTEIVGFLCGRRDEVVTLGPMYLLNEAQGQGVGGRLMSEFLAWVGSTPMRLWVTDYNERAVRFYERYGFKATGERELWRGKLPNVRMTRDSPSNDNLS
- a CDS encoding IS3 family transposase (programmed frameshift), coding for MVMKRYPPEFKADAVALYDSRSEATIKQIAADLGVNPETLRNWIRAAGAGRPRGRRAAMPPTVPVAPSALEAEVAALRRENAELKKEREILRKAARYFASGDGLVNRCQFVEDHQRRYGVKRLCRILGIARSSFYHWRRSAPLRAARQAADAQLAARIRVIHRASDGTYGAPRITAELREDGERVNHERVARIMQAIGLAGLRLRRKHRTTIPDPAAAKVPDLIGRNFTADEVNRKYVGDITCLPLAGGTFRYLATVIDLCSRRLAGWAIADHMRADLVVDALKAAERTRGSLAGAVMHTDHGAQYCSRAFANACRQAGVTQSMSAIGSSADNALAESFNATCKRETLQGRRAWNDEREARLDLFRWLHRYNTVRRHSRLGHRSPIAYEQTLQTTSTTLAEAA
- a CDS encoding IS110 family transposase translates to MSRIWAGTDCGKTHHHCLVLDSEGDTLLSRRVANDEPELLKLIGDVLDLADGGKTTWALDMTGGEPGLLIALLVNHGQELVYIPGIAVNRATDSYRGQGKTDARDARVIADQARMRRDLQPIRPGDEATLELRLLTDHRVDLVADRTRTTNRLKALLNSMFPALERALDLGNVGPLVLLTGYQTPAAIRRAGSRRLTAWLRNRKVCNAAALAEKVVEAAERQHTAVVGEKAIAKMVHTLAKEVMVLNEKITETDKLIEGRFREHELADVIQSMPGIGTILGAEFLVAVGGSLDAFPTADRLAAFAGVVPAPRDSGQVSGNDHRPTRYHRRLQRVFYISALVSVQRDPNSRKFYDRKRAEGKRHVQAVLALARRRVNVLWALIRDRRCYQVIPSVTTAA